From Triticum aestivum cultivar Chinese Spring chromosome 4A, IWGSC CS RefSeq v2.1, whole genome shotgun sequence, a single genomic window includes:
- the LOC123085033 gene encoding probable beta-D-xylosidase 7, translating to MRAFSYHAAVMVALTLATLLALLRVCAAGNPPFSCGQGAPTQGYAFCNPALPPAQRAADLVARLSLAEKVSQLGDEAPGVPRLGVPPYKWWSEGLHGLSFWGHGMHFDGAVRAITSFPQVLLTAAAFDEQLWYLIGQAIGTEARALYNLGQAEGLTIWSPNVNIFRDPRWGRGQETPGEDPTTASKYAVAFVRGLQGSSPTVLQTSACCKHASAYDLEAWNGAIRYNFNARVTAQDMADTFNPPFKSCVEDGRASCVMCAYTIINGVPACASNDLLSRTFKGDWGLNGYVSSDCDAVALMHDAQFYRPSPEDTVAVALKAGLDLNCGNYTQVHGMAAVQQGRMTEQDVDRALRNLFAVRMRLGHFDGDPRGSALYGGLGAKDVCSPAHKNLALQAATSGIVLLKNDAGILPLRRGAVASAAVIGHNANDPGALNGNYFGPPCETTTPLQGLQGYVQNVRFLAGCDSAACGFAATGQAVGLAASSDYVFMFMGLSQAQEQEGLDRTSLLLPGKQQSLITAVANAAKRPVILVLLTGGPVDVTFAKLNPKIGAILWAGYPGQAGGLAIARVLFGDHNPSGRLPVTWYPEEFTKVPMTDMRMRADPATGYPGRSYRFYQGNAVYKFGYGLSYSKFSRQLVVSGNGNKAPNTNLLAGLAATRTADGGASYVVEEIGADGCEQLKFPAVVEVQNHGPLDGKHSVLMFLRWPNATGGRPVSQLMGFRTQHIKAGEKASLRFDVSPCEHFSRAREDGQKVIDGGSHFLRVGKDEHEISFES from the exons ATGAGGGCCTTCTCCTACCACGCCGCCGTCATGGTGGCGCTCACGCTGGCGACGCTGCTGGCATTGCTGCGAGTGTGCGCCGCCGGCAACCCGCCGTTCTCGTGCGGCCAGGGAGCCCCGACGCAGGGGTACGCGTTCTGCAACCCGGCGCTGCCGCCGGCGCAGCGGGCGGCGGACCTGGTGGCGCGGCTGTCGCTGGCGGAGAAGGTGTCGCAGCTGGGCGACGAGGCGCCGGGGGTGCCGCGGCTGGGCGTGCCGCCGTACAAGTGGTGGTCGGAGGGGCTCCACGGGCTCTCCTTCTGGGGCCACGGCATGCACTTCGACGGCGCCGTCCGCGCCATCACCAGCTTCCCGCAGGTGCtgctcaccgccgccgccttcgACGAGCAGCTGTGGTACCTCATCGGGCAG GCGATCGGGACGGAGGCTCGGGCGCTGTACAACCTCGGGCAGGCCGAGGGGCTCACCATCTGGTCACCCAACGTGAACATCTTCCGGGACCCGCGGTGGGGCCGCGGCCAGGAGACGCCCGGCGAGGACCCGACCACGGCGAGCAAGTACGCCGTGGCGTTCGTCCGGGGCCTGCAGGGCAGCTCGCCGACGGTGCTCCAGACCTCGGCGTGCTGCAAGCACGCCTCGGCGTACGACCTCGAGGCCTGGAACGGCGCCATCCGCTACAACTTCAACGCGAGGGTGACGGCCCAGGACATGGCGGACACCTTCAACCCGCCGTTCAAGAGCTGCGTGGAGGATGGCCGGGCCAGCTGCGTCATGTGCGCCTACACCATCATCAATGGCGTCCCCGCCTGCGCCAGCAACGACCTCCTCTCCAGGACCTTCAAGGGAGACTGGGGCTTGAACGGGTACGTTTCGTCGGACTGTGATGCGGTGGCGCTCATGCACGACGCGCAGTTCTACAGGCCCTCGCCGGAGGACACGGTCGCCGTCGCCCTCAAGGCCG GATTGGATTTGAACTGCGGGAACTACACACAGGTGCACGGCATGGCCGCGGTGCAGCAGGGGAGGATGACGGAGCAGGACGTGGACAGGGCCCTCCGTAACCTCTTCGCCGTCCGGATGCGGCTCGGGCACTTCGACGGTGACCCCCGGGGCAGCGCGCTGTACGGCGGCCTTGGCGCCAAGGACGTGTGCTCGCCCGCGCACAAAAACCTGGCACTCCAGGCGGCCACGAGCGGCATCGTCCTCCTCAAGAACGACGCCGGCATCCTCCCGCTTCGCCGGGGCGCGGTGGCGTCCGCCGCCGTCATCGGCCATAATGCCAATGACCCCGGCGCGCTCAACGGCAACTACTTCGGCCCTCCGTGCGAGACCACGACGCCGCTGCAGGGGCTCCAGGGGTACGTGCAGAACGTCAGGTTCCTGGCCGGATGCGACTCGGCGGCGTGCGGCTTTGCCGCGACGGGCCAGGCGGTGGGGCTGGCGGCCTCGTCGGACTACGTGTTCATGTTCATGGGTCTGAGCCAGGCGCAGGAGCAGGAAGGGCTCGACAGGACGAGTCTTCTGCTGCCAGGGAAGCAGCAGAGCCTCATCACCGCAGTTGCCAACGCGGCGAAACGACCGGTGATCCTGGTGCTCCTCACCGGCGGTCCGGTTGACGTGACATTCGCCAAATTGAACCCCAAGATCGGTGCAATTCTGTGGGCCGGCTACCCTGGTCAGGCCGGCGGGCTCGCCATCGCCAGGGTCCTCTTCGGAGACCACAACCCCAGCGGCAGGCTGCCGGTGACGTGGTACCCGGAGGAGTTCACCAAGGTGCCCATGACGGACATGCGGATGCGCGCCGACCCGGCCACCGGATACCCTGGCCGGAGCTACCGCTTCTACCAGGGCAACGCCGTCTACAAGTTTGGTTACGGCCTCAGCTACTCCAAGTTCTCTCGCCAACTAGTTGTCTCCGGTAATGGTAACAAAGCACCGAACACGAATCTGCTCGCCGGCCTGGCCGCGACGCGAACTGCCGACGGCGGCGCGAGCTACGTGGTCGAGGAGATCGGGGCCGACGGGTGCGAGCAGCTCAAGTTCCCGGCAGTGGTCGAGGTGCAGAACCACGGCCCCCTGGACGGGAAGCACTCGGTGCTGATGTTCCTCCGGTGGCCCAACGCGACGGGTGGGCGTCCGGTGAGCCAGCTGATGGGGTTCCGAACCCAGCATATCAAGGCCGGCGAGAAGGCCAGCCTCAGGTTCGACGTCAGCCCGTGCGAGCACTTCAGCAGGGCGAGGGAGGATGGCCAGAAGGTGATCGATGGAGGCTCACATTTCCTCAGGGTCGGCAAGGACGAGCACGAGATCAGCTTCGAGTCCTGA